The genome window ACAGAAGGTCTTACTATGAAGTTACAGTTTCCAGCTGAATCCTCGGGGCACCATAACCAGCTACGCACACACTGTTCGAAAGCACAAAGCccatgtttttatctgtgtaACCCATTTTAAGAAAAAACTGTGACACCAACCTATTTTGTTGCAATACTGCATGTGcaacacagtaaaaataaaccaataaaaaaaaaatgcaaaaatagatgagaaaaaccaacatttttactgtgtttgtgcctctgaaAACATGCATCTGTGTCACTAATGTAGTCTTTTTGATACTAAACTACAAAGAATGAGGACTCTATGTAAAATCTGTAACGATTTTATTTAGCATTTGTGCACAAAAAGTGGGTTAatcacatgtaaacacatgaaGTTTCATGCAACTGAACGCAGTTCTGGGTTTCGGCTCTGCTCTCGAGATAGAAGCTGGAAATATTCACTGGACTGCAACTATGGAAACCATAACGGACGCAGCAGAAGACTAATTATGAAATCTCTTGACAGTCCCAGCAAGTCACACGGGGCCAGAAAGCCTCATGCAAGAATAGAAAACATCTCTCCGGCTTTCACATCTAGGCCTGATTCTTTCGGAAAGACAAATAAAGATAGGAAACGAGTCTTTCATGTCTTTTGTCTGCCTGGGTGGCAAACGTCAGCTGTCAAAACCAAGAAAGCTTTAATTGGATTCCACTTGCAGGTAAAGTAAATACAACGTGAGCAAAGTGCTCTCTGGTCTGAACTGATGATAGATTCATGACTATAGCTAATAATAACCACaaacctcagctgtgtgtgtttgtggattcaGCAGAGAGACGTTACATGAAgtcaaacagagaaatgaggaTACTGCATGAAGAGACAACACACTGGTACATAAGGTTCAGGGGGTGAACTCTGTTGAAACCCATCTGGAATTCTAGCAAATTCTAGTAACTTCATTAGTGCAGCCATTTTGATGTcgtcagcagacacagacagttgCTTTGTGTTACACCCCAAGTGTGTAAAGCTGTGACGGGTCCAGTCAGCGCCCACCAACGGTCTTCCCCCTCAAGCATCCAGTTCATTCATGCATTAACTGTGATGAGATACTGTCTACTCCCAgaacaaagcaaaatgaatgtaTTGGGCACACTGCATCCAAACAATTAGTCTcctttcaaataaaaacactaacatccctctctccctctaccTCCCCCTCAGGCTGTGAATGATCttccctgtgtgtcctcacGGTCGCCCCATTTCTGTCCCACAACCCCTCAGCATGGCCGGCAGTCATTTGGCGGTGGGAATTAGGAAAACAATGGACCGAGTGCTCTGCCTTTATCTCTAGCTGTGCAAAGCCCATTCATGCAAACTAAACCCTGAATTTCAACTTCACAACTGAAAGTCACCAAGTGGCTTTACAACAAGGTCCCAGAACTGAGTTCGTTTTTGGTGTCGAAGGGGAGGAAGTGGGGGTCCGGGCCTGTATTTCCCCCTCTGCGCTGCCAAAGTCATCATAGAGGGTGAATTGGAGGAGATGGGATCACGTAGCACATAATTGTATGATCATAACCCTCCTTCTGAGACTCTCGACCGCATTATAAAACAGCTCGCTCCACAGAGGGGGAACAGCAGCGTCAGTCCATGGTTAAGAGTTTGGAAACGGAGGAATGCAGCAGAGGGGTTAACAGTTGGTTAATACTCTGAAATGCTTACTCATGGTGAAATTCCCAGGGGTTAGATGTGAGTGGAGCAGCTTTGAGCTTCGTAGACATAAACAGCGTGGAGTGCAGCATACGACTGTGGAGTGGAACTGAGCATCATGGGCTTGTTAGCTACTACAGTTTGGAGCCTGAGCAGAGACTGTGAAATCTGGAAAGCAACACCTCCTGTAAGTCTTTCTTTACTAACCACAAGTGAACAGCAGATGGTTTCTGAGTCGTAAACACAGAATTTGCTGCCCTGCAAATTCTTTTTATTTGACAAAATACGAAAAACTCAGTAACTTTGTGCCTAGCAGTGTATTTCCAACAATACCAGTAAACCAAGACCACAGGCCATCtgtgcgcacaaacacacaaacaatgcatGCAAGTTCTGCATTTCTAGACTATTAATCACCTGAGTGGAAATTAGTCAGACCTGGAGGATCCAGATAATCTAAAATACAGGAGGATTTTAGATTTCATGAACCGCCTCTCAGAGACTGTAAAAAGCTTTCATTTGGTGTTGCTCTGCCAAAAGTAGAAGCCAAAGGCACACCCTCTCTCCATGTTTGAGGTGGGATATTGTACCAAGGATAAAGCAATCTGATAGCTATGGTTGGATTTGGACATCTGGCTTAACATCCACTGCTTACTACGATATGTACGCTGTGTGGCCTCTGGAAATactgtttttttccactctcctcTGTAAAGGATCCCTGGCTACAGCTCAGAACACACCAACGTGTGTGTAGTATGTAGGCAAATATCAGTATCTGCTGGAGAACACCCACCAGCTCATTTGCTTACAGCTGACAATGCAGATCCTTGTAGGCGAACACTGAAACTCTGTGCCATCCCAACCTGTTCCATACTCGCTGAAGTTTCACAGCTTCACTGACATAATGAGTCAGACAAGGATTTGGTCTAATTGACAGAAATAGATTGGTAATTTAATATTACATTTATGATAATTATGGAATGAAAAGTGTGACAGCTGTGATCGTGatgagggagaaaacaaaagtaAGTGACAAGCAGCGTCACGCTAATGGCTGCATTCATACGTTCACTGTTGCTTTGAGAaaaatgctaacgtcagcaggctaacatgctcacaatgacaatgctaacaagCTGATGTTTAGCGGGTTcagtgtttaccatgttcattatATTAGTGTGCCATGAGTAGCATGCTAGAGTTTGCTAAgtggcactaaacacaaagtgccgCTGAGATAgatgagaatgtcattagttttgcaggtattttgtcataaaccaaagtattggacaaaactaaatttgacctgatgagaAGTGATGGAATCGCCAAAGTTCATCCTGATAgagacatgaatgtctgtactaaGTTTAATTCATGAAATTCTTGATTTTTAGCGGGTACAATGTTCAATATGTTCATCGCTGTAATTTAGCCATGTTActgcagcatgctaacatttgcttaaTTAGCGCTAGTTGCTAACTCTCACACTACCACTGTGTGACACAAGCTTTCATCTTCAGTCTCTCGCTCTCATGCTGTCCAAACAATTCACACGCCAAAGCActgcaacagcaacaaagaTGGGCAGGCGAGAATATTATAGTCTTTCTGGCAAAGTCAGGAATAAACCAAGAAAACTTTGGTTACCTACCATAACTCCAGATTCTGTGAGTACAGGCTCTTAAATTACTCTCTGATTGGTGCATGATGTGTATAGTGTTGTctttttcgtgtgtgtgtgtgtgtgtgtgtgtgtgtgtgtgggctgtggATCTCATGAATTTTAATCACTAACCACAGATTCCAGTCATGTTAACTTGGGGTATGCAATTgtcttttgtttacatttataaATTTGTACCTACCGTTAGGCTCCAGTTGACGTGGGGCACCTTGGTGTGCAAGTTGAGGCTGAAGATTAGGAGGAGGACTCCCGTCACCACAAAGGCACTGCAGCTGACAAACTCGAAGAAGTACACCCCTCCACAGGGAGAACACATCATGATGGTCTCTATGCAGATGAATCCAATAAGTGATAGGACCTGAAGTCAGAgacccacagagagacaggagaagaGGAACAGCAGAAGGAGACGTTGAGCATACTGGACACTGTGTATTTTACATGTCACACCCACTAAATGACGTAAGTAatgtaatttcaaaataaatgcttaCACTGCTCTTAACCATAAAGGGTACTGCAGGTCAAGCCCTTTCTGTAACTCTATGTGAGTGTTTGTTAGTGCTGAATTTCCAAGTTTTCCAGATGATGAAGTGATTGTCCCAGAGGCCACGAGCCCATCTCATGAGTCCCACTCCTGGCAGCCTGTGAAGATGCCTCCATCCAGCCAACATCCATCAACAAACCACAGTATGGGAAGAATTCTGCTATTTAGGTGTTCTCTTGCCATCTAGACCCCgacaaaaccacacacagattACCGATTGGCTCAGTGCGGTCCAAGACCCAGAGACATAACAGACCTAAAGAAAATGCCACTGCCACATATTAAGACCTGCAACAACCGAATTCAAACCGGTTCAGACCAGATCTGCTTGGTCAGAGCAGGCTTGACATTTTGCATTAAATGTTGATATAATAAATTGCATAATGGTGGGTTTTGAGTTGAGGGATGATTGGAGGTTTAACTGTATGAAAAAAGTCCATGGCAAGgttttcagcttttcaaaatGGCACGACCACTTACAGCCATATTCAGTGAGCTTTTCACTCTGTGTATCAGACTCATTATGTACTTGTGTCtgaaaaagcagtttgattGTCAATGAAGGCAtgcctgttgtgtttgtctgtcctttATACACTTATTGTACGGCAGGACTCAAATTGAGATACTGCATCACAATAGTGTTTGACTGCATGGGATTTGCAAATATTCACGCAAAGCAGATTCAATTTAACACAGGTGTAAAGGataaggatgtttttttttttgttttcctccctcaTTTGCAGAGGGAAAAACATAGAAGTGCATGAAATTGCTGTCAGTGTCTTTCCATGCAAAGTAAATCTTAAGTGTCATGGCTAATTTAGAGAGTGCCTCGgcagacacaaaaaacaacaaatggcATGCAGTCACAGCCTGACTGGGAAAGTTTGAGCAAAACATTTTGTTGACACATGCTTTCTTTGAAGACCGGAAGAACGGGAGTAAAAAAGACTAACAGATATTTGTCACGGCACGTCAAGTCAGTTACAACACTGAGAGTgcaaaaaacacttgaaaagaGTCAAAGGCAGAGAGCAGTTTCTAATAAGCTGAGGGAGCCACTCATTGCTTCCATGAGCTGATGAAGTTCTGCTTCATTAGCAGCGTCGTCCCCATCAACAAGACACTGAACATCTCACTGCTGCAGGTTGCTTTGAAGACTCGGTACAAGGTTGCGTGGTAATGATCTGGTCTCTAATTATATTGATTTTTTCAATAAACTCATTAGCAGAGACGCTAATGAACAGGGGTGGCTCTGTGGTAAGTTTTGCTATAGTCTCAAACAAGAAGTTGGAGTTGCTTTTATTCTCACATATTCGTTTGGACAAATGAGAATCCCCGGCTGCAGAGAGGTTATATAATGCAGAGCTATTATTCCAGGCAATGCAGGCAACCTTGAGTTTGGATGAGCACCATTTACACTCAAGCTTAAGGCAAGTGGGCCTCACAAATCATCATTAAACCAGGGCGCCAAGCCCTTTGAAAACCGCTTCCTGTGTGTCGTCAGGGCAACAAAGTCAAAGGAATTGAGCAGGCATGATTCAAAGGATGTGGTCAGATTATCTAAAGAATTCTGGTGGGCAGTGAAAGAAGGAGGAACATTAGAGAGCTGATCACATGGCTGCTACTAGTGTCAGGGTAAGAGACATGAGAACAAGGAAGAGGAGCGACAGAAAATGATTCAAGCACAATGGTTGCATAAGACAGAACGGACAATTGAGAAGCATCAAGACCGTGGACTAAAACTATGCCATGCACCCACTGTTTCAAACCGAAGGCATCGACAGAGAGCATTAGAGAACACATTATTCCATTAATCCCCCTACTTGTCCCATTAATACCTGACAAACACTGTGCTATAATCTGTATCCACATGGAGCTTCTGATGCCTCCACCATCAAAAGAATCTTTAAATTTTGACAAACAAGCAGACTCACATATGACTGGCAAATATGCTCTCCATGTAAAGCTGTCACCTGCTGTTtgcatctgtgtatgtgtgtgcgtgtgtgtgctaaAAAGGCCTCCTTTATAAAGGTGTAAGAGTAAGTATCgtctgtgaagctcagtgtaGATTAGCATCCCATCTGAATCCAACTAGCCAGTTGGATCTCATTGCTTGACACTGCTGAACAAATGCATTTCAGAACAAACGCAAACAGTCTCATTAGGAAAagacccctcctcctcttccctggcTCCCAGCAGCGAAAGAGCCAACCCTGTTTATCCAGTTTAATGAGCACGGTGTACTGTTTCTGACAAGTCAAGTGTTGATGCGTGATGATTGGAAATGGTGAGCTGTCAGAGGAGAAATCTCCTGTTTGTGACAGACTCTTTCTCCAAGCTCCCAACTCTTTGGCTGAGACGTcagcacacaggaaacacttcaAGGTCCACAGACAGTAATGCATGTCTGCCAGTCACATGACCACCAGTGACACACCaaagcaaagacagaagaaagcaaaCTCACTCAGCCAATATCATTACGGcaaaagtttcattttgtgctgctgctggagcctcaTTAGAGCACGTAGTTGGATAGCAGCGCGTCTGTGACTGTAACACAACCAAAACGGTTACACCCAAACAGGAGTGGAGGGCTGCCTGGGCTGGGGGATGATGTCATGTCTCTCGAAGAAAACATACTGCGTTCCCCGAGTCCCTGTGTAGCAGGTGTCGTGCAGCCACGGGGGACGAGGCGGGGGATCACAAAGCACCATACTGGATAATCTCTTAAGTAATGATTTTATGTCAAACTTCACCCCTATGCAACCTGTTCACCGCGCATGCACAATCATGCACATCAGCCCTCTTCCTCGCCTCCCTCCTGCTTGCACAGACATCCTTATCTACGGGATTATGCACACTATTAGTTGCCTTTACAGACCTCTTGGACTCAGATCCCCCTCTTATACACCATCTGTTGtggacagaaaattaatggaGTAGAAAAGAGGCCTTGCTGTGGAGACTACGCAACATTATATGCTGCACTCCTCGTGCTGTGGGACCTTGTGCACatgaaaaaaaaccccccaaaatgttgaatatgCTTCAGCAGCAGCCCTCAGTCTATGTGATGGAAAACGTGGCCTGAATGCAGGTTATATTTCACTCCAGAGGATAAGGTATGTGTAGGCAAAGGCACTCATGTCTCCccacatgcatgcacaacaTTCTTGTTGTCTTTATGGCTCCCTACAACCTCCGAATAAGTAATGTTTCAACCAGAAGAGAATGGAGCATGTGGCGTCTCTCTCAGGGCAGGAAGTGCTCGCTGACATTTGGGAGCATCTGGTAACTTCATTACATAACGTCCAcagactgacaaaaaaaacaccttaaGTCAATACTTAATTAGTACTTGTTAGAATAGTACTTTACAAAGACAAACGTGGGTTCACACACCATCTTGTGTGAAGCCAGCATGAAGCCATAAGGCTTGTGTGAAAACAAATAAGGTTTGATTGGTGTACTATCAGGCTGCACAAGGTATCAAATTGCTGTCAGGGCAGAGGGATGTGAGTTGAATATCAGTTGGACTTTGTTGACCCAGTCacagcaaagagacaaagacaagccGGCTGTCAGGGTGGACACACCTCACTCAGGTTACACCCTACTGGGGGTTGTTTTCTGATCAGTACAGACTCAGCAGCAGTCTGcatatccatccattcattcaagGAATGACAAGTTGACTATGGGGCTTCAGTGTGAAACAGCTACAAGCAACAGCCTAGCACTTGGCACCCTGGTCtgtgcagaggaaaaaacagggAATTTCTCAGTAAACATGGGTCAGTGCAAAGGTCAGAGCCGTTTGCAACCGCTCTCTTAGTGCAAACAAGGCCTGGGTGTGGAGGTGATATAATAAACATTGCCTTGGCAAAGTCATAAGGACATTGGTAGAGGGGGCGTGTGAGGCTTTTTGGGCCTACTAATGTTTGACTGATGACTGGCAAAACAGACATCATCATAAAAGCTTAACGTTCAACCAGTAGAGCAGACATTCCTCCTGGATCGCTAAAAAAGCATGTCCACCATGCAGCATGTAGGGTCCTGTGCTGGTCCACTTTGCACTGATGCTAATCATTACTCCATATAACTGATTTCTGCACAAAGATGATCCATTAACAACACATGACTACTGCCCTTTCAGCCACACAACGGCTCTCCGTAGACACAGTGACATAAGTAACAGGCACTTGTACAGCACATCACAGGCAGTCAGCTTTGCATTATCATCTATTAGTTCTAAAAGATCATCAAGCAGCCTCTGCTGGCACAGAGTTAAACGCTTAGAGGACAGAGCAGTAAAAATGCCCGCCAGTGAAGCTATTACATTTGGCAGCCAGCCTCGCAGGCCTCCTCTAAGATACTGAATGTAAACTTGGATGACTTTCAATGGTCCTGTCCTTACTGGTGACGGAGATATGACGAGCTCAAACTGGAAAGTCAGTATCAGCCCTGAACAAATAAGTAAATATAAGGTGGAAGCAGAAGATCAGTAATAGTAACTAAGATCATGTTTACACACCTGGAACAGCCCTTCTTTTGTCCATCGTTTCACAAAGTAATACCTGCACCTTTGCAATAGTTTCATGGCATTTCTGTCTCACAATGAGcttttttctttgcagaatTTGCATTCTATTTGCATTAGTGCTCTTTAAATATTGTCTGCAAGccttatttacattttctttgcacTTGGTGGTAACTGTTCTGAAACTGAAGCTCACCTGTGGAGCTGGTTATTCAATCTAAATACTTTTTTTGGTGTTGACTGAAAGGCACCGAGTATCGAAAAACGTCAAAAGCTGGAATGAAACGtctcatcagtgtttttgtacagctgcttgtgttcagACAACAGTCAGCCTTAAGGAGCTTAAACTCATGTTTCTTAATGTAAGGTAACGAAAAGCATCAGTACTGAGATTCAGGTACTGCATTGGTTCAAGTatcaaaacatttgaaatggGTATCCAGCCCTACTTGTCAATACTACTATCAATATGGTGCTGCAGGAGTGAATTCCCAGCTAAAGGAATGTTAAAGAAATGCAtaaataacattattttttgTGCTGCCATTGAGCAGCCAAGTCTATGTTTTATCTCTTACAGTGAAACAGATGAAGACTGCGAATATGAATCTTCTTCGTCAACGCCTCCTCAAACGTCTCCCACGCTGATGACAGATGGCGTCCTATCCTAACTTCCCACGTACAGAGGCAAACATCACAGGTGTGTGCAACAGCACGAGCTGACTGCGCTCTTCTGTGAGACCAGCGGGACACTCAGCCACCCACAAAAATGGGAAAATCGCCTTCAAACGCTGCTTTTTCTACAGTTAAACAAAGTTCTACAagtaaagcagcagagaagccaGAACTGTGCAGTATTATCTTCAACAGTTTGGACATTTCGTTTGCTTGTGCTATCCACAAACATTGTTAGAGGTAATTGCTAGTTTCCTCAATGCCATGGTTTCTCCTTCATGTGAGTGTGCAGGCCTGTGTCTGGGTTTTttggcagcagaagaagagaaattgCTCTGGCTTGATAGATATTTCCTCCTCTGGTGAATTGTCAGTGCTTTGGGAGTCttcattttgctttgttgttgccTCTGTCTCAGTTCAGACATCTGGTTTAGGTGCACTGACGTGAGTGCAACTATGTTTTTCCAGAGGCTGCTACATCCTGACGGAGAGATGGTGTTAATAATTATTCTTACTCTAAGATTCTCTAACTTGATCAAATACACAGGTACTGCCGGTGGCACTGCTGAGTTGACCCACAGTTGTTAAACACATTTAAGGACTAAGCCATCTTACAAGCATGCAAACCAAAAGTTCCTTCAGAAATATCAGCTCATCACAAGACACAGATAATAttacactacactacactatCAGATCACTATGAAGGGGATAACATCAAAATTTACAACTGGAATACCACCATTTTGTTGGAGCCAATGTGtgtccttcaaaataaaagtctgaaaaaaaaaatacacattcaaatATTGGGCAAAGCATGGCTGAATTGAGGATTCTGGTCCTTTGCATCCTCACTCCAATACCTTATGGCGTAAAGGTACTGGCTGACCACTAGGGATGCAGTGCAGGGTAAACCAGGACCTGGATCGCCACAATTGAATTGACATTTTCCTTTCTGGGCTCATCACTTCGGGGACAGGAGTAATAAGTAAGGTATTAATATtcagagtacagtacagtactttcAGCTTCGACAAAGAACAGTTGTTGGAGTTATTCTGTCCATATGTTTGTGGATGTTGTCCACCAATGGTGCGTCATAGTTTGTTTTACTCACTTTTATGAGGCTGTGCGTCTACAAACATGGCAGCAACGCGCTCGTGCTCAAACTTACCACTTCAACCACCTTTAAAATCCCAAAGTACGACCTAAGGTACTCCACGTCGCACCTCATGCCCCCCAAAACGTTCCTCGCGTGGACGGGCTCGGTGGTGGGCTGGTACGGACTGCTGGCCCCGGAGATCATGGAAGTGTTGGAGGCCTCGCCGTCAAAGCCCTCTGGCTCCTCGGTGGTCCTCATGATGGTTTCGGGAGAGAAGCTGGACTCCTGGGCGACAAATGTTACGACATACAAGCCCACGCTGACAAATCCCCTGGTTCCACCTAACGGCGCAGGTTATGTTTCATAAAGCACACTTTGTTCCATGCAGGCTGGAAGTGgatggagaaaagaaagcagacGGTCCGGTCCGAGGCAGCCCACTGGGAAACAGCCGCGGTAGGTGCTCTTTCACATTACGCGCAGGAAAATCCGGCTGCTCTCCGCCTCATGAAGCCCTGCGGTGTTTCCTCCCGCTCACACTGTTGCGTCTCCCTACGATAGCCGCACTTCTAACTCTGCTAGGCGGGTCACTTGTTCGAGTCCCAGTGTCACTTCACCATGGACGATTCTGGTTAGTTCAGCTGCACCGAAAACAATGCCTACCGGGCTGTGTGGCTCCCCTCTGCGGCCGAAAAACACGCACCCATTATGGCCCAGAAGAACCGAGAGAGAGCCGTCTTTTCTCTATTGTAAACTTGGGCTATTCGCTGCTGCAGCCTACAGTGAGGCTGCCTATACGCCGCTTTTACTCGCTATGGATGCAAGGCAAGCTTGTCTCCGCCCCTCTGAAAAGTGCACATTCTTGTGCAGGCTCTGTGCCCGTTTCAAGTATTCCCAAACAGCCTGCAAAACGAATCCAGCCGGAACCACGCCAACAGGACCGAGCTCTGCTGCGTCTTTTCCTGCCTCTTCTGTCCCTTCGACCGGTCCTTTCTCACCGTCGATATGCCTCTGCAGCCCGCAACTTCTCTCCAACCAGGCCTGACGAAATTATTTCTGTATTCTCCAGAGGATTAcagtgtggctgcagctctTTTTTATGGAGTTTATGCTGTACTTTGTCTTCCGGGGTCGCATATCCCTGTGATGATCTTAATAGCTTCTGGTGTATTATATGTAAAAGGCCATTATCACTCTAAAACAAACGCTTAAATATCAAAATATAAGTCAAAATaaacagaacttttttttttttttgtcccaccAAGTTATTAAAACTGAAGACTGTGCAGTTTAGGGGTTCAACAATCATCTGTGAGGCATCATACAGTCATATTGGCTTTTCTCCAAACTGACCGATGCAGATGTGACATCCAAACATCCTGCATTTTCAGCAGATATCATTTCAATCACGTTAACTCAGAATTTAGGGATAAGCCTAATTTCATTAAAGGAATTAAACTGTGCTTTCCTGTACCTCACTGCCCTCCTGTGGTGTTCCGTGGTATTACAAGGTTGCCTAGGTGATTGCAGACCGCGAGAGATGCTGGAAAGTCTATCTGATGCCGACATGTTGCATCCAAAAGCTATTATGCTTTAATGTGAGGGTATAAATCTCCGCTGATGATGCCAGTgaattttcagtattttcagttttgtcctccTTTGGGTTCCTAAAGTGACCCTACTGAGCTCCCACGGCCATTATCTGCTCAATTGTGCAACACGAATGGGCAGATTCACTTTGACAAGGTGTTTGCTTTGCCAACAAAGTGTTGGAAACTGGCATGGCTTCCACATGGGGACTTTGAAATAGTAGGATGgataaagcagaaaatgtgtttgagatTACTGGATACAAAAAAAACCCGAAAGACTAAATAAAGTTGAGCAAGTTCAGATTTGAGAAATCATCTGTTTAGGGTATGAAGAGTTTTACATAGTGGGAGTTTGGTGGATAATGCAAACTGAATATTGAATATTACTTCCACCTTTTGTAATATTTGGCTCCAAAGCAAAGCCTGGCTTCTTCTGGCTGTCAGCACATTTGTTACAATATGAACATCTATGTTAAATCTGTTCTTCTTCAGGAGTGCTTGTGATCTCTCAGGGTTTCACTTACAGTGCAACGGTAAACAATCTGTCGTTTTTTAATCTACATTTCTATCTTTAAGTAAGCCATCAGCACCAAAGCtgtcattaattaattagtaaTGTCACTATTAATTATTGTTTTGAGCTTTCGTGTATGGGTGGAGTTCGGGGTTGTGGAGTAATTAAAGTGGTGAAATGTTAACTTCTGGCAATCCTCAGTGTTGTcattaagataaaaaaaaaaaaaaaatcaattaaagtgGTATAAATAGACGTAAAAATGCAAAAGTCAACCAAAGTTTGGATTTCTTGGTTTTATTGAAGCCAGGGGTCTGATAAACATTTTCCTTATCTTTGTCAGCGTAAGAAGCTAGAGTCCACATGGCAGCTTAGAGGCTACAGAATTGTGTTAAAGTCATACAATCAAACTTCTGAATAATTCAGgacacaaaaatgcagccagccATGTGCTTACAATGTCTTGATATCCTGAATACAAAAGGACTGGAAGCAGAAGCTCAAAGTCTCATATACAGTAGATGTAGACTGTCGATAGTGGTCGAAGGCAATTCAGTTAGGATGTGAAGAGGCAGCTGCTTTCAACTGATGTCCGAGTACAAAAGTCACAACATCTGTTCATTATTCCATATTGGGAGCAACGTCTAATCTTTACAAAGAGTAAGTGCAACTTTGAGACCAAGCAGCATGAGAGCACTTCATTCCACTCAGCTAAATGCCAAATTTGAACGAGTGTGGCCATGTTTGATGAAGAAATAACAGTGTGGTCAATCAGGTTCGGGTGACACTTCAAAGCTCTTTCAACAGAAAACGGCTATGGGCAAAAACCATACTCGACAGCAAAAACGAAACATGCCTAAGTaggatgtaaacacaaacaagggGGCGTTTCATGGG of Chaetodon auriga isolate fChaAug3 chromosome 1, fChaAug3.hap1, whole genome shotgun sequence contains these proteins:
- the cmtm4 gene encoding CKLF-like MARVEL transmembrane domain-containing protein 4 is translated as MRTTEEPEGFDGEASNTSMISGASSPYQPTTEPVHARNVLGGMRCDVEYLRSYFGILKVVEVVLSLIGFICIETIMMCSPCGGVYFFEFVSCSAFVVTGVLLLIFSLNLHTKVPHVNWSLTDLVNTAASTFFFFLSSVVLACINHNTGAEIAAVIFGFLVTGVYGVNTFLAVRRWRLGNGCQGAPQTSEYMRARTASRGEMEARPELA